In a genomic window of Helianthus annuus cultivar XRQ/B chromosome 10, HanXRQr2.0-SUNRISE, whole genome shotgun sequence:
- the LOC110884279 gene encoding endoglucanase 17 codes for MASSSPLLHLLLLLLLTLSTATATVRHRPTASHNYHDALTKCILFYEGQRSGKLPPNQRMTWRKDSGLSDGSAMKVDLVGGYYDAGDNIKFGFPMAFTTTMLSWSVLEFGGVMKSELGNAKTAIRWATDYLLKATAQPDTIYVQVGDANKDHACWERPEDMDTQRTVIKIDRNNPGTEVAAETAAALASASLVFRKSDPNYSKILLKRAIMVFAFADKYRGSYSDGLKSFVCPFYCSYSGYQDELLWGAAWLQKATRSPAYLNYIQANGRTLGVDENDCTFSWDNKHAGAKILLSKAFLVQKVQSLHDYKGHADSFICSLVPGAPSSQAQYTPGGLLFKMDDSNLQYVTSTTFLLVTYAKYLTQSHKVVSCGGTIVTPRRLRTIAKKQVDYLLGDNPMRMSFMVGYGPRYPQRIHHRGSSLPSVSAHPAKIDCGSGFNFMHSESPDPNVLVGAVVGGPDEHDRYTDERSDYFQAEPATYTNAPLVGTLAYLAHSFGQI; via the exons ATGGCCTCCTCCTCCCCtctcctccacctcctcctcctcctcttgCTCACCCTCTCCACCGCCACAGCCACCGTCCGCCACCGTCCCACCGCCTCCCACAACTACCATGACGCCCTCACAAAGTGCATTCTTTTCTATGAAGGCCAGAGGTCCGGCAAACTTCCACCCAACCAAAGAATGACTTGGCGAAAAGACTCCGGGCTTTCCGACGGATCCGCCATGAAA GTGGATTTAGTAGGTGGGTACTATGATGCTGGTGATAATATTAAGTTTGGGTTTCCTATGGCGTTCACCACCACAATGCTGTCGTGGAGTGTGCTTGAATTCGGTGGTGTGATGAAAAGTGAGTTGGGTAATGCCAAAACCGCTATTCGGTGGGCCACTGATTATCTTCTTAAAGCTACTGCACAACCCGACACCATTTATGTTCAG GTTGGTGACGCGAACAAAGATCACGCGTGTTGGGAAAGACCAGAAGACATGGATACACAAAGAACCGTTATAAAAATCGACCGGAACAACCCTGGAACTGAAGTTGCAGCTGAAACAGCTGCTGCTCTTGCTTCTGCAAGTTTGGTGTTCAGAAAATCTGATCCTAATTACTCCAAAATCCTCCTTAAACGTGCAATTATG GTGTTTGCATTTGCTGATAAGTATAGAGGTTCATATAGTGATGGGCTTAAGAGTTTTGTGTGTCCATTTTACTGTTCTTATTCTGGATACCAG GATGAGTTGTTGTGGGGAGCTGCATGGTTGCAGAAAGCTACAAGAAGCCCTGCATATTTAAATTACATTCAGGCAAATGGTCGAACACTTGGTGTGGATGAAAATGACTGTACATTTAGCTGGGACAATAAGCATGCTGGTGCCAAGATTCTTCTCTCCAAG GCGTTTCTTGTCCAAAAGGTTCAATCTCTCCATGATTACAAGGGTCATGCAGATAGCTTCATTTGCTCACTTGTTCCAGGAGCTCCTTCTTCTCAAGCCCAGTACACCCCAG GGGGGCTTTTGTTCAAGATGGATGACAGTAATCTGCAGTATGTGACATCGACAACGTTTTTATTGGTAACCTATGCCAAATACTTGACCCAATCGCACAAGGTTGTGAGCTGCGGTGGCACCATCGTGACCCCTCGACGGCTACGAACCATTGCCAAGAAACAGGTCGACTACTTGCTCGGTGATAATCCAATGAGGATGTCGTTTATGGTAGGATATGGTCCACGATACCCACAAAGGATCCACCATAGGGGATCGTCTCTGCCATCAGTCTCTGCTCATCCAGCTAAAATCGATTGTGGGTCAGGGTTTAATTTCATGCATTCGGAGTCTCCAGACCCGAACGTACTCGTGGGAGCTGTGGTCGGTGGACCCGATGAACATGACCGTTATACCGATGAACGATCCGATTATTTCCAGGCGGAACCGGCAACGTACACAAATGCACCACTTGTTGGAACATTGGCGTATTTGGCTCATTCATTTGGGCAGATTTAG